The following is a genomic window from Leptospira dzoumogneensis.
CGGTAACTTTTGGAATAATTGACGCAACGCGATCGGTCCTCCGGTAGATATTCCTATCGCGCATATCGAACAATCCTTCTCCCTTCTGGTTTGGACAATATTAACGGGAATATTTTTCTTTTCCGCCGGACTCTGGATGATCGGCTTGATTGGACTAAGGGCTTTGATCTTTGAAGTCAATAACTCCAAGGTTTCGCTTAACGCTCCTTCTTGCCCTCCGTTAGGTTTCGGCACAAAATCGATCGCCCCCATATCCAAAGCTTTCAAAGTGATCTTAGCTCCTTCTTGAGTGAGAGAACTGAGCATAATCACCTTTGTGTCTGGAAATTTAGATTTAATTTCCTCCAAAGTTTGGATCCCGTTCATCTGAGGCATTTCTACATCCAAGATCACGAAGTCCGGTTTCAGTTGAGCGATCTTAGGAAGTGCGAACTTACCGTCGATCGCCGCTCCTAAAAATTCGATCTCTCCATCTTGGGAAAAAGTGTTCCGAAGAAGGTTCCGGTAGACCAAAGAATCGTCCACGATGAAGACGGATGTCTTCCGAGACGTTTTATTTTTTTCCACAGGTAATTCCAAGGCGCTCACCTTTTACTTAGCCGAATTCGAAATTTTGAATTGATTCACCAACATCGTCATACCTGCGGCAAGATCCTGGAGAGATTGGGAAAGTTTCGATACGCTGTTCGAGTCCTTTGCACCGTCTAGAGAAGCGGTAGAGATCCCGTTGATATTTTTAGTAACGTCATTCGAGGTAAGAGAAGTCTGACTGACGTTAGCTGCAATTTCCTTAGTCGTGATTGACTGTTCTTCGACCGCGGAAGCGATACTTCCACTGATCTCGTTCACTTCAGCGATCACACTCGTAATTTTACTGATGGACTCGATCACCTTCTCCGTACTCTTCTGTATGGCAGAGATCTTACTTTTGATCTCTTCTGAAGATTCCGCGGACTGACGCGCAAGCTCTTTTACTTCGGATGCGACTACGGCAAAACCTTTCCCGGCGTCTCCCGCCCCCGCAGCTTCGATCGCTGCATTTAACGCAAGAAGTTTAGTTTGAGCGGCAATATTGGAAATACTTTCGATTACGTTACCGATCTCGTTCGCATTCTCTCCCAATTCTTTTACGACCCTGCTTGTTTCGATCGCGGTAGAATTTGCCTCTCTTGCTATCTTTGCGGAGTCTGCCGCTTTTTTAGCCACTTCTCCTACGGAAACGGACATTTCTTCGATAGAACTCGAAACAACATTCAAATTCTGATTCATCTGAGTTGCTGCAGCTGCAATCGTTTGAGATTGTTGTGACATTTCCTCTATCCCTGAGGATAAGTTCAGACTTGCTCCCGATAGGTCTTGAGCGGAGGAAAAGAGTATATCTCCGTTTTCTTTTAATCGTGAGATCAATGCCGCCGTATTGATCAGCATATTCAAGATCGCTTTTCCTAATTCACCCAATTCGTCGTTACGATTGTGAGCGATATTCACGGAAAGATCACCGGTAGCTATTTTGTTTGCGATATCCGTAGCTTCTTTGAGAGGTTTCAGAATATAAAAAGTAAGATAGCCGCCTAATAGGATCTGGATAACCGCAAAAAATCCCGCAATCCCCATAGTCGCCTCGGAGGCTAAACCGATATATTCTGAAACCGCTAAACTTCCAAGACCCAGTAGGTTCAAAAATATAAACGAGAATAATTTTGTTCTAATGGATATTTTTCTTTTCTGAGTAGGTTCTAATTTTCGTTTTCCAGCAAGTATATCGGCGTATAATTTGGAAGCGGCTTCGACTTGTTGGCGTGCCGGAGTTCTTCTCACCGACATAAAGCCTACAATATTCCCGTTCTCTACTTTAGGGGCTACGTTCGCATCTACCCAATAATGGTCCCCATTTTTGGATCTATTCTTAACGATCCCTCTCCAAGGTTTACCGCTCTGGATCGTGTCCCAAAAATCCTTAAATACACTCCTAGGTATATCCGGGTGTCGAACCACATTATGAGGTTTACCGACCAACTCATCATCGGTCAAACCCGCTATTTCCAAAAACTCTTTGTTAGCATAGATAACCCGACCTTTCAAATCGGTCATCGAAACAAGAGTGGTCCCTTCTTTAACAAAACGTTCATTGTCCGTCAACGTTACGGACATTTGTTTTTTCTCAGTTTCCTTTTCTTTACTTTGAGACACAAAACCTAGCATATAACACTCCTCACTCGTCTTCTAGACGTAGTAGCTCTTCCCTGTTTAAAATTATCATGGTCTTATCTTTTAAAATGGTTACGTTTCGAATGAATCTCGCCTCCTTCTCATTCAAATGAGAAGGGCAATTCTCTAGATCCTTGTTTGCCACTTCTACGATATCCGAAACCGAATCGGAAAGAATGGCGAAGGTTTCTTTTTTTCCTTTTAAACGAATGAGGGAATGTTTTCCTTCTCCGCTTATACTATCTTTGCCGAAAAGAGATCTTAAGTTAAGTATAGTAACAAGGTCCCCTCGTAGATTCACGATCCCTTCTATGTAATCAGGAGAATGAGGGACTTTTAATATTCTTTTGTTATGATCCACTTCCTTACATCCTTCCAAAGGAAGTCCATAGATCTCGGTCCCGAGGAAGAATGATAAATATTGTTTCTTGTCTTCTTGATCCGCCATATATCACTCCGAAATAATTCCCTGACGAACTATATCTTTTCCGATCTTTTTCAGGACGGCAATTGGATCGATAACGATAACCATTTGCCCGAATACGATCCCGTTACCTATAACTCCGGAAGATTGATCTTCGTTCTTGGAAAAAGAATCTATTTCTCCCACAACATTATGGATTTCTTGTACAAGAATTCCCTTCTTCCCTAAAGAAGTCTGGATGAGTATCATAGTTCTCTCCACATCCTTTTCTTCTTCTTTCAGATTGAAATAACGGTCCAATCTGCAAAGTTCTACGACTTCCCCGCGGTATTGGATAACCTCTCTATCCATAACTCTTTCGAAATATTTCGGATCCACTTGTTCGATCCGGATCACGGATCTTGAATCCAAACCGAACATCTGCTTATTGACGGAGAACAGTAGATAATGCTCCTTCTCTCCGATCTCGCGAACGGTTTTAGAGCGAAGCTCCTCTTTTACGTTCGTATGTAACTTTAAGAATTTGCTGATCCCCGAAATGTCCAGGATCAACGCGACATTTCCGTCGCCCAAGATCGCAGCGCCTGTATAAAGATTGATCTTTGCCAGATCTTTAGAAAGAGGTTTGACCACTATCTCTTCCGGATTTTCGATCTCTTCTATCAACATTCCGAATTTGTGTTTTTCCGTATGAACTACCACGATGTATTTGTCCTTCTCTTCCTCCAACCGATCGGAAGATAATCCCAGTAACACTCCCGTGTTGATCAAAGGAAGAAGGTGACCTCTTAGTTGATACACCATCTTATTTTCCAAATAAGATAGGGACCTTCGATCGAGTAAAATGAGCTCTGAAATATTCTGTTGAGGTATCGCAAAAAGCATTCCGGAAGTTTTAACCATTTGGCAATTTATGATGGAAAGAGTCTGAGGTAAGGAAGCGATAACCGAAGTCCC
Proteins encoded in this region:
- a CDS encoding protein-glutamate methylesterase/protein-glutamine glutaminase; its protein translation is MSALELPVEKNKTSRKTSVFIVDDSLVYRNLLRNTFSQDGEIEFLGAAIDGKFALPKIAQLKPDFVILDVEMPQMNGIQTLEEIKSKFPDTKVIMLSSLTQEGAKITLKALDMGAIDFVPKPNGGQEGALSETLELLTSKIKALSPIKPIIQSPAEKKNIPVNIVQTRREKDCSICAIGISTGGPIALRQLFQKLPSDLSGSIVIAQHMPPLFTNYLAESLSQAANILIKEAEDGEVLRKGVAYIAPGGKQLEIINGNSGPSARVFNGPEEELCKPSVNILFRSLAENFPKETTAIIMTGMGEDGYLGMKELKKNGAYLIAQNRESCTVFGMPNRPVQEGLVDEVLDVDHIAEKISNLLQRNSL
- a CDS encoding methyl-accepting chemotaxis protein, translated to MLGFVSQSKEKETEKKQMSVTLTDNERFVKEGTTLVSMTDLKGRVIYANKEFLEIAGLTDDELVGKPHNVVRHPDIPRSVFKDFWDTIQSGKPWRGIVKNRSKNGDHYWVDANVAPKVENGNIVGFMSVRRTPARQQVEAASKLYADILAGKRKLEPTQKRKISIRTKLFSFIFLNLLGLGSLAVSEYIGLASEATMGIAGFFAVIQILLGGYLTFYILKPLKEATDIANKIATGDLSVNIAHNRNDELGELGKAILNMLINTAALISRLKENGDILFSSAQDLSGASLNLSSGIEEMSQQSQTIAAAATQMNQNLNVVSSSIEEMSVSVGEVAKKAADSAKIAREANSTAIETSRVVKELGENANEIGNVIESISNIAAQTKLLALNAAIEAAGAGDAGKGFAVVASEVKELARQSAESSEEIKSKISAIQKSTEKVIESISKITSVIAEVNEISGSIASAVEEQSITTKEIAANVSQTSLTSNDVTKNINGISTASLDGAKDSNSVSKLSQSLQDLAAGMTMLVNQFKISNSAK
- a CDS encoding chemotaxis protein CheW, which translates into the protein MADQEDKKQYLSFFLGTEIYGLPLEGCKEVDHNKRILKVPHSPDYIEGIVNLRGDLVTILNLRSLFGKDSISGEGKHSLIRLKGKKETFAILSDSVSDIVEVANKDLENCPSHLNEKEARFIRNVTILKDKTMIILNREELLRLEDE